In Amaranthus tricolor cultivar Red isolate AtriRed21 chromosome 3, ASM2621246v1, whole genome shotgun sequence, a single window of DNA contains:
- the LOC130809502 gene encoding zinc finger BED domain-containing protein DAYSLEEPER-like encodes MMDPRYKFQLIKYCFEHLDPQNGYWKANQVKDKLYDLFAEYVRNDTPYDREASSHVVDDDLPGFSSFAGGTSANLSQLDIYLEESRLDHHLELDVLQWWKTNETRHAQVARMARDLLAIPITTVASESAFILGGRVLTKYRASLQPDTAEALITSRSWLFGYKVKEDPLENGLEVDLPPMCNEEANKDLEDEDEDEDEKEDEDEKEDEGEEENLNEDEVFEQFAI; translated from the exons ATGATGGATCCTcgttataaatttcaattgatcaaatattgttttgaacACTTGGATCCTCAAAATGGATACTGGAAAGCCAACCAAGTCAAAGACAAACTCTATGATTTATTTGCGGAGTATGTAAGGAATGATACTCCCTATGACCGTGAAGCTAGTAGTCATGTCGTGGATGATGATCTTCct GGATTTTCATCTTTTGCTGGAGGGACTAGTGCAAATTTGTCACAATTAGATATTTATCTTGAGGAGTCTAGGCTTGATCATCATCTTGAACTAGATGTATTGCAATGGTGGAAAACAAATGAAACTCGACATGCACAGGTTGCGCGTATGGCAAGGGATTTATTAGCCATTCCAATTACTACTGTTGCATCCGAGTCAGCTTTTATCTTAGGAGGTAGAGTGCTTACTAAGTATAGAGCTTCTCTTCAACCGGATACTGCTGAGGCTTTAATTACTAGTCGTAGTTGGCTATTTGGTTATAAAGTAAAAGAAG ATCcacttgaaaatggattagaggTTGATCTTCCACCAATGTGTAATGAAGAAGCTAACAAAGAtttagaagatgaagatgaagatgaagatgaaaaagaagatgaagatgaaaaagaagatgaaggcGAAGAAGAAAATCTAAATGAAGATGAAGTGTTTGAACAATTTGCTATTTAA